The following are encoded in a window of Fusarium falciforme chromosome 11, complete sequence genomic DNA:
- a CDS encoding Endo/exonuclease/phosphatase domain-containing protein — MPPSTLGFRVLATLLHTYNSIRYGKDSMEALFGQAMKDSATLRKSGVPWKDDEPHAQSYYTFDSATSAWVAKTPSEETAGNGGIDDIALYSWNIDFMLPFAEARMKPALAYLGSLVGSNPTNTAPVIFLQECTPSDLAIIAATPWIRERFHLTDLDATNWATNHYGTVTLIDSRLPITAAFRVHYSKTRMDRDAFFVDVSVEGKTVRLCNTHLESMVFNPPFRPPQMQLVAQYLHEEKVHAGLAAGDFNAIQPFDRTLHTDNGLKDAFLELGGKEDTDEGYTWGQQAATKLREKFGCSRMDKVYFCGGADVVKFERFGEDVLTDGEDESNQIVALGFEKAWVTDHLGIKAEVKILGDKSTSRL; from the coding sequence ATGCCACCATCAACATTGGGCTTTCGAGTGCTCGCGACCTTGTTGCACACCTACAATTCAATTCGTTACGGTAAAGACAGCATGGAAGCTCTTTTTGGTCAGGCTATGAAGGATAGCGCGACACTGCGGAAAAGCGGGGTGCCATGGAAGGATGATGAGCCTCATGCGCAATCTTACTACACATTTGACTCGGCTACTTCGGCTTGGGTCGCAAAGACTCCGTCGGAGGAGACGGCCGGAAATGGCGGAATTGACGACATCGCGCTCTACAGCTGGAACATTGATTTCATGCTTCCCTTTGCTGAAGCGCGAATGAAACCAGCGCTCGCCTACCTTGGCAGCCTGGTAGGCTCCAACCCGACAAATACGGCTcccgtcatcttcctccaagAGTGCACGCCCTCAGATttggccatcatcgccgCGACTCCATGGATCCGGGAGCGATTCCATCTTACAGACCTGGATGCGACCAACTGGGCGACAAATCATTATGGCACGGTCACGCTCATTGACTCGCGTCTGCCCATCACGGCCGCCTTCCGTGTGCATTACTCCAAGACGCGCATGGATCGTGATGCCTTCTTCGTGGATGTGTCTGTCGAAGGCAAGACGGTCCGCCTGTGCAACACACACCTTGAGTCCATGGTCTTTAACCCGCCCTTCCGTCCACCTCAAATGCAGCTCGTAGCACAATACTTACACGAAGAAAAGGTCCATGCGGGCCTAGCTGCGGGAGACTTCAACGCAATCCAGCCATTTGACCGCACGCTGCACACGGACAACGGTCTCAAGGACGCATTCCTGGAGCTGGGCGGAAAAGAGGATACTGATGAGGGTTACACCTGGGGTCAGCAGGCGGCGACAAAGCTAAGAGAAAAGTTTGGATGCTCGAGAATGGACAAGGTCTACTTCTGTGGTGGCGCCGACGTGGTCAAGTTTGAGAGGTTTGGTGAAGATGTGTTGACCGACGGAGAAGACGAAAGCAACCAAATCGTGGCGCTTGGGTTTGAGAAGGCTTGGGTGACAGATCATCTCGGCATCAAGGCAGAGGTCAAGATTCTCGGGGATAAGAGCACGAGCCGTCTTTAG
- a CDS encoding Pyruvate, water dikinase, whose translation MNDIETEGPLVRNFEDLSRSDGPLVGGKNSSLGEMITALSTEGIAVPPGFATTSIAYWHFVDANCIRGKIGALMTQWQDGSITLAEAGHAIRSLFLHHSGWPADTSHAIKASYRELCAKLGVKSLSVAVRSSATAEDLPDASFAGQQETFLDVSGERALLDACRRCYASLFTDRAISYRQAKGFDHTTNALSVGVQAMVRSDLGGSGVMFSIDTESGFDKVVLINAAWGLGENVVQGTVNPDEYQVFKPLLSHAGLSPILSKRCGDKEAKMIYGDGHRGTRNVPTSKAERAAYVLSDGEILQLAHWGCTIEKHYGCPMDMEWAKDGITGQLFIVQARPETVHSRRDAAVFKTYSVRNKGRVLVSGLSIGDKAVSGRLCLLQSAKDIDQFVDDSILVTEATDPDWVPIMKRAAAIITDHGGRTSHAAIVSRELGVPAIVGTGNATYVLHTGQDVTVSCAEGDTGFVYEGISNIVTQTVDLAGLPEVRTKIMLNLANPGAAYRWWRLPTDGIGLARMEFVVSNAIQVHPMALVHFDQLRDEQARQEILRLTSGYETKPDYFVDKLSRGLAALCATVYPKPAIIRMSDFKTNEYAGLIGGAQFELKEDNPMIGFRGASRYYSPLYKEGFALECRAIKRVREEIGLTNAIVMIPFCRTVCEAKKVLQVMVENGLRRGENGLQVYVMCEIPSNVILASSFTEHFDGFSIGSNDLTQLTLGVDRDSSELADLFDEQDEAVKWMIARVISVAREKGCKIGLCGQAPSDHPEFAKFLVDAGIDSISVSPDSFVAVKRHAVAAERPE comes from the coding sequence ATGAATGACATCGAGACTGAAGGACCCCTGGTCCGTAACTTTGAGGACCTGTCGCGCAGCGATGGTCCCCTCGTCGGCGGCAAGAATTCTTCTCTGGGCGAGATGATCACGGCTCTAAGCACCGAGGGCATCGCGGTGCCTCCCGGATTTGCCACAACGTCCATCGCATACTGGCACTTTGTGGACGCCAACTGCATCCGGGGAAAGATAGGTGCCCTCATGACCCAGTGGCAGGATGGTTCCATCACCCTGGCCGAGGCGGGCCACGCCATACGCAGTCTGTTCCTCCATCACAGCGGCTGGCCAGCAGACACTTCCCACGCCATCAAAGCCAGCTATCGCGAACTGTGTGCAAAGCTCGGTGTCAAGAGCCTCAGCGTTGCCGTGCGATCCAGCGCCACGGCCGAGGACCTCCCAGACGCAAGCTTTGCCGGCCAGCAGGAGACATTTCTCGATGTCTCTGGCGAGCGAGCCCTTCTGGATGCCTGCCGACGTTGCTACGCGTCTCTCTTCACCGATCGGGCCATCAGCTACCGCCAGGCCAAGGGGTTCGACCACACGACCAATGCCCTCTCGGTCGGCGTCCAGGCCATGGTGCGCTCCGACCTGGGTGGCTCGGGTGTCATGTTCTCCATTGACACCGAGAGTGGCTTCGACAAGGTGGtgctcatcaacgccgcctGGGGCCTCGGGGAGAATGTGGTCCAGGGCACCGTTAACCCAGACGAGTATCAGGTCTTCAAGCCACTGCTCTCCCACGCCGGCTTGTCTCCGATCCTATCCAAGAGGTGCGGcgacaaggaggccaagatgaTCTACGGCGACGGCCATCGCGGCACACGCAACGTGCCCACCTCCAAGGCGGAGAGGGCGGCCTACGTCCTCAGCGATGGCGAGATCCTCCAGCTGGCACACTGGGGATGCACCATCGAGAAGCACTACGGATGCCCCATGGACATGGAGTGGGCCAAGGACGGTATCACGGGCCAGCTGTTCATTGTCCAGGCCCGGCCCGAGACAGTGCACTCGCGACGTGATGCTGCCGTCTTCAAGACCTACTCGGTTAGGAACAAGGGCCGAGTCCTTGTCTCGGGCCTCTCCATCGGCGACAAGGCCGTCTCTGGGCGACTGTGTCTGTTACAGTCGGCCAAGGATATCGACCAGTTCGTCGACGACTCCATCCTGGTGACCGAAGCCACGGATCCGGACTGGGTGCCCATCATGAAGCGTGCcgctgccatcatcaccgaccACGGCGGCCGCACCTCGCACGCCGCCATCGTCAGCCGCGAGCTGGGCGTCCCGGCCATAGTTGGCACCGGCAATGCCACTTATGTGCTACACACGGGTCAGGACGTGACGGTCTCGTGCGCCGAGGGAGACACGGGCTTCGTGTACGAGGGCATCTCGAACATTGTCACGCAGACGGTCGACCTGGCTGGCCTGCCCGAGGTGCGCACTAAGATCATGCTCAACCTCGCCAACCCGGGCGCTGCGTACCGCTGGTGGCGTCTCCCAACCGACGGCATCGGCCTCGCTCGTATGGAGTTTGTCGTGAGCAATGCCATCCAGGTGCATCCCATGGCTCTGGTCCACTTCGACCAGCTCAGAGACGAGCAGGCCCGGCAAGAGATTCTTCGACTCACATCCGGCTACGAGACCAAGCCCGATTACTTTGTCGATAAGTTGTCGCGTGGTCTCGCAGCTCTCTGCGCCACCGTCTACCCCAAGCCCGCCATAATACGCATGAGCGACTTCAAGACCAACGAGTACGCCGGGCTCATCGGCGGCGCCCAGttcgagctcaaggaggacaaCCCCATGATAGGCTTCCGAGGCGCCTCGCGCTACTACTCGCCGCTGTACAAGGAAGGCTTCGCACTCGAGTGCCGCGCCATCAAGAGAGTCCGCGAGGAGATAGGTCTGACCAATGCCATCGTCATGATCCCCTTCTGTCGGACTGTCtgcgaggccaagaaggtgcTGCAAGTCATGGTAGAGAATGGGCTTCGGCGAGGCGAGAACGGCCTGCAGGTCTATGTCATGTGCGAGATACCTTCCAACGTCATCCTGGCCTCGAGCTTCACCGAGCACTTTGACGGCTTCTCCATCGGCTCCAACGACCTGACGCAGTTAACGCTCGGCGTCGACCGCGATTCTAGCGAGCTGGCCGACTTGTTTGACGAACAGGACGAGGCCGTCAAGTGGATGATTGCCCGCGTCATCTCGGTCGCCCGTGAGAAGGGCTGCAAGATTGGCCTCTGCGGCCAGGCGCCGAGCGATCATCCCGAGTTTGCAAAGTTCCTGGTGGACGCAGGCATTGATTCCATCTCGGTAAGTCCTGACAGCTTCGTCGCTGTCAAGAGACACGCGGTGGCGGCCGAGAGGCCCGAGTGA
- a CDS encoding AB hydrolase-1 domain-containing protein, which produces MAYTTRFFTADGQPKLDAGPPSSNGSLTLAYRTYGSPNNPAILIPTCFSGKIETTLAFLYGSDDSVLKDYFVIVVGLLGGSESSSPSNAPEPTKFPQTSYEDNIHLQYKLLKALGIEKLAAYIGFSMGGTQAYYFAILYPDCVQRVVVLASSARTSWHNKSFLEGPIAALEASVDWHDGLYTEPAVRGTRAFARVYSTWALSSAWFRKEQWKRLGCETVEDYLVKVWDNAMGKWDARDLMHLVNTWRGGDISDHGPVKRHLPSALASIKAKVLLMPSRTDLYFPPEDSEEEVKHLRFGELKVIESVWGHLAGGEWALEEDNNFVASEIERFLSS; this is translated from the coding sequence ATGGCATATACAACGCGCTTCTTTACTGCTGATGGCCAGCCAAAACTCGACGCTGGGCCTCCGTCTTCCAACGGCTCTCTCACGTTGGCTTACCGCACCTATGGTTCACCTAACAACCCCGCCATACTAATCCCGACCTGCTTTTCCGGCAAAATTGAGACGACATTGGCATTCTTATACGGAAGTGATGATTCTGTCCTGAAAGACTATTTTGTCATCGTTGttggtcttcttggtggTAGCGAATCCTCGTCACCGTCAAATGCCCCCGAGCCTACCAAGTTCCCGCAAACTTCTTATGAGGACAACATCCATCTTCAATACAAGTTGCTCAAAGCTTTGGGTATCGAGAAGTTGGCCGCCTACATTGGCTTCTCCATGGGCGGCACTCAGGCCTACTACTTTGCCATCCTCTATCCCGACTGTGTGCAGCGCGTTGTTGTCCTTGCCAGCTCAGCGAGAACCAGCTGGCACAATAAGTCTTTTCTCGAAGGGCCAATTGCTGCACTTGAGGCCAGCGTCGACTGGCATGATGGGCTTTACACCGAACCCGCAGTCCGCGGGACAAGAGCCTTTGCACGCGTGTACTCAACTTGGGCTCTAAGCTCGGCTTGGTTCCGCAAGGAACAATGGAAGCGACTTGGTTGTGAGACAGTCGAGGACTACCTTGTCAAGGTCTGGGACAACGCCATGGGAAAGTGGGATGCTCGCGATCTGATGCATTTGGTCAACACTTGGAGAGGAGGCGACATCTCCGACCACGGGCCGGTCAAGCGTCATCTTCCTTCCGCGCTAGCAAGCATCAAAGCCAAGGTTCTGTTAATGCCAAGCCGAACTGATTTGTACTTTCCTCCAGAAGACAGTGAGGAGGAAGTGAAGCACCTAAGATTTGGGGAACTGAAGGTTATTGAGAGTGTTTGGGGGCATCTGGCTGGTGGAGAATGGGCTCTTGAGGAGGACAACAACTTTGTTGCTAGCGAGATTGAGAGGTTCCTCTCCAGTTAG
- a CDS encoding C2H2-type domain-containing protein produces MPPKRRFASRSSNLVPERPSKKLRLSSPPMSPASSKISPKNLKLKRSRVSPSPSVKSEQSQTERIEDTIICAPIEWAPIIEDEDELDVEEEEQQLTLRSIPFDEVFQNESVKRIITQFPKGHGSWYILRCEEHDVDFKTHPLRAASAHLRSRQHGRLQDTTGPAVIEHFGTKVLNCNEELAQKNNAAALKFKPAIKQEETRHVDEFVPAQFAPRESVSKEPTPEAVPEESVPEQPLPEEPASEAVPEAVPGTISEAAPEVSVPQEPAPEESTQQESTPELVPEETTPRHKKRKPSSTPCDVEDEVPPTKDEPMEESSHDPIISPTPGIVYLAYRESTKTWLPALILPRNNLHKVGLSTTLESLGLVESVPKCYVYDPGTKCLEWKAQYEDGGALVAQRQFPVVYFDATGFPSKDAAGWVGTGDLQELDLSDASASLEPHFLLAKDFVAKRLGTTGDCKNLSPLAIPDTEADSEMQSSTQAKPTKIESPVLMISNNLPPKAPVVVSVIPEKEATPPVETPTTEPSREVSVESDSKPSVTTESFSEHADPKPIGSPELVHKPELISNSESINNAEPVASTDPIDDSRPTDSEPIEISEQISEPEPISNPERVGSSELISKSEPVDDTEASNNPKSISNAEPINIIEHTNEPEPIGNSEPNNNFELISRPEVVSKPEPINRPESTSAFKPLNSPEPANISHQEVSIENQPSRPSESRSFHTEDVAMENQYTYSPASTYVDPVPTPPASEIQSHQHSVKRALLNHMSADLFQLKTKSTTLIFPKAVFDLETLQSTLPPIQSLPSMQGYSQTLRPISDQMGSPAPSISQTQSFPSQSAPSSAYNSPAPQHTPVPQHAPAPQHTPAAVPQAPATTIKKKPGPRKPVPTHRPVPSQRPVPTVPTHRASATPKPATAQRTAIAKKPAAPRRPVPTQRPLAPHRPAAVEEAEPRFGETLYGVSEYILQGVRRWLRTTEKNPKISEFCFSDGLYRCPWCHKRFARAGIFTDHLSLKHDERPKPPEIRPDHR; encoded by the exons ATGCCCCCTAAAAGAAGATTCGCGTCGCGTTCCAGCAATCTCGTTCCGGAGAGGCCGTCCAAAAAGCTCCGCCTCTCATCTCCGCCAATGTCTCCCGCCTCGTCAAAGATTTCCCCCAAGAATCTAAAGTTGAAGCGATCGCGAGTTTCGCCAAGCCCGTCGGTGAAATCTGAACAGTCGCAAACAGAGAGAATAGAGGATACCATTATTTGCGCGCCGATTGAA TGGGCGCCGATtatcgaggatgaagatgagctggacgtggaggaagaggagcagcagctgaCACTGCGATCAATACCATTTGACGAGGTTTTTCAGAATGAATCAGTCAAGCGCATCATTACTCAGTTCCCAAAAGGCCACGGATCCTGGTATATTCTCCGATGCGAGGAGCATGACGTTGACTTCAAGACTCACCCTCTACGAGCTGCCTCGGCGCATTTGAGGAGCCGACAGCACGGTCGCCTGCAAGACACGACCGGACCAGCCGTCATCGAGCATTTCGGCACCAAGGTTTTGAACTGCAATGAGGAACTTGCGCAGAAGAACAATGCAGCCGCCTTGAAGTTTAAACCCGCCATTAAGCAAGAGGAAACCCGACACGTGGATGAGTTTGTACCAGCACAGTTTGCACCAAGAGAGTCAGTGTCAAAGGAACCAACACCAGAGGCGGTACCGGAAGAGTCGGTGCCAGAACAGCCACTACCGGAAGAGCCGGCATCAGAGGCTGTACCGGAAGCAGTACCGGGAACAATATCGGAAGCGGCGCCGGAAGTGTCAGTACCACAGGAGCCAGCACCAGAAGAATCAACACAACAAGAATCGACTCCAGAACTGGTGCCAGAAGAGACCACCCCGCGCCACAAGAAGCGAAAACCGTCATCAACACCGTGCGATGTGGAAGACGAGGTACCACCCACAAAGGACGAACCGATGGAGGAATCGAGCCATGACCCGATAATAAGCCCGACACCAGGCATCGTGTATCTGGCCTACCGAGAATCAACAAAAACTTGGCTTCCCGCTCTCATTTTGCCCCGGAATAACCTCCACAAGGTCGGCTTGTCAACAACACTGGAATCACTGGGTCTGGTAGAAAGCGTACCCAAGTGCTATGTCTACGACCCGGGGACGAAATGCTTGGAATGGAAGGCGCAGTACGAAGATGGTGGTGCTCTTGTTGCTCAACGGCAATTCCCAGTGGTTTACTTTGATGCGACGGGCTTCCCAAGCAAGGATGCTGCGGGATGGGTCGGCACTGGTGATTTGCAGGAACTGGACCTTTCTGATGCCTCTGCATCTCTCGAGCCTCATTTCTTATTGGCTAAAGATTTCGTTGCGAAGCGTCTGGGTACGACTGGAGACTGCAAGAACCTGAGCCCTCTTGCAATTCCAGATA CAGAAGCTGATTCCGAGATGCAATCATCGACACAAGCAAAACCGACAAAGATTGAAAGCCCCGTATTGATGATTTCTAACAACTTGCCGCCGAAGGCACCGGTCGTCGTATCTGTTATCCCAGAAAAGGAGGCCACTCCCCCAGTCGAAACACCAACAACGGAGCCCAGTCGCGAGGTTTCCGTGGAATCTGATTCGAAGCCCTCAGTCACTACTGAGTCTTTCTCAGAGCACGCTGATCCCAAGCCCATTGGCAGCCCTGAGCTCGTCCACAAGCCAGAGCTCATCAGCAATTCTGAATCTATCAACAACGCCGAGCCAGTCGCCAGCACTGATCCTATCGATGATTCTAGGCCCACCGACTCCGAACCCATTGAAATTTCTGAGCAGATCAGTGAACCTGAACCCATCAGCAACCCCGAGCGCGTCGGTAGCTCTGAGCTCATCAGCAAATCTGAACCTGTCGACGACACTGAGGCATCCAACAACCCCAAGTCTATTAGCAATGCCGAGCCCATCAACATTATCGAACACACCAACGAGCCTGAGCCGATCGGCAACTCTGAGCCTAACAACAACTTCGAGCTTATTAGCCGCCCAGAGGTCGTCAGCAAGCCCGAACCCATCAACAGACCCGAGTCTACCAGCGCTTTCAAGCCTCTCAACAGCCCCGAGCCCGCGAACATTTCCCATCAAGAGGTATCCATTGAGAACCAACCAAGCAGGCCTAGCGAGTCTCGGAGCTTTCATACCGAAGATGTGGCCATGGAGAACCAGTACACTTATTCACCTGCGAGTACCTACGTCGACCCCGTACCAACACCACCCGCATCAGAGATCCAATCTCATCAACACAGCGTTAAACGCGCCTTACTCAACCACATGTCAGCCGATCTTTTTCAACTCAAGACAAAGTCAACAACCCTCATCTTTCCTAAAGCCGTATTCGACCTGGAGACGCTGCAGTCAACACTGCCACCTATCCAATCACTTCCTAGCATGCAGGGCTATTCTCAGACTCTCCGACCCATTAGTGATCAGATGGGCTCTCCGGCCCCCAGTATTAGCCAGACACAATCGTTTCCATCTCAGAGCGCACCTTCGTCTGCGTACAACTCACCAGCACCGCAACATACACCAGTACCGCAGCATGCGCCAGCACCACAACACACACCTGCAGCCGTCCCCCAGGCTCCTGCCACAACaataaaaaagaaacctGGCCCACGGAAACCAGTCCCTACACACAGACCTGTTCCTTCTCAAAGACCTGTCCCTACAGTGCCCACGCATAGGGCCTCCGCCACACCGAAACCTGCCACAGCGCAGAGAACTGCCATCGCAAAGAAACCTGCCGCTCCAAGGAGACCGGTCCCTACACAGAGACCTCTCGCTCCACACCGACCCGCCGCCGTAGAAGAAGCGGAGCCCCGATTCGGAGAGACACTCTATGGCGTTTCCGAGTATATTCTGCAGGGAGTTAGGAGATGGCTCAGGACTACTGAGAAGAACCCCAAGATCTCTGAATTTTGCTTTTCTGATGGACTCTATCGATGTCCTTGGTGTCACAAACGGTTTGCGCGAGCTGGAATTTTCACGGATCATTTGTCTTTGAAGCATGATGAGCGGCCTAAGCCGCCGGAGATTAGACCAGATCACAGATGA
- a CDS encoding Pyruvate decarboxylase encodes MASFTVGDYLAERLAQIGIRHHFIVPGDYNLILLDKLDAHPLLTEIGCANELNCSLAAEGYARAQGVAACIVTYSVGAFSAFNGIGSAYAENLPVIFVSGAPNTNDVGRRLLHHTLGEYDVGYQLEMAKAITCSAIAVRTAAQAPEAIDRTIRMALLKRKPAYLELPTNLSGEPCARAGPVSAILEPTPSDGPTVDAAIAKASEHLATVKKPVILVGPKVRRAGAEKELLSLAEAIGCAVVVQPAAKGSFPEDHPQFAGTFWGQVSTLAADAIVNWADMLICVGTVFTDYSTVGWTALPSVPQLITDIDSASTTDPVSYFSRVRMCDFLSRLAEVVRRNDCTMAEYNRLRPDSPLTYRPNGHGKLTRRELEKQTQTLLTPNTTVFADTGDSWFNGIQLRLPTGTDFEIEMQWGHIGWTIPASFGYAVAKPERRIVVMVGDGAFQMTVQEVSQMVRFRMPIIMLLMNNRGYTIEVEIHDGLYNRLQNWDYARMIQAFNSSEGGGRALGLKAQTIEELS; translated from the coding sequence ATGGCCTCGTTCACAGTTGGCGATTATCTCGCCGAGAGGCTCGCCCAGATCGGCATCCGCCATCACTTCATCGTGCCTGGGGACtacaacctcatcctcctaGACAAGCTGGATGCGCACCCACTCTTGACCGAGATTGGCTGCGCAAACGAGCTCAACTGCTCTCTAGCAGCCGAGGGCTATGCCCGTGCCCAAGGCGTCGCCGCATGCATCGTCACATACAGCGTGGGtgccttctcggccttcaaTGGCATCGGGAGCGCTTATGCAGAGAACCTGCCTGTCATCTTCGTCAGCGGAGCTCCCAACACCAACGACGTGGGCCgtcgcctcctccaccacacGCTGGGGGAGTACGATGTGGGTTACCAGCTGGAaatggccaaggccatcaccTGCAGCGCCATAGCCGTGCGCACTGCTGCTCAGGCGCCCGAGGCCATTGACCGCACCATACGGATGGCCCTCTTGAAGCGGAAGCCGGCGTATCTCGAACTGCCCACAAACCTATCCGGAGAGCCCTGTGCCCGGGCCGGCCCTGTCAGTGCCATCCTTGAGCCGACGCCGAGCGACGGGCCGACTGTGGATGCGGCCATAGCCAAGGCATCCGAGCATCTGGCCACGGTGAAGAAGCCCGTCATTCTCGTCGGACCCAAGGTGCGAAGAGCCGGCGCCGAGAAGGAGCTGCTCTCCCTGGCAGAGGCTATCGGGTGTGCCGTCGTTGTCCAGCCAGCAGCGAAGGGCTCGTTCCCTGAGGACCATCCCCAGTTTGCGGGCACATTCTGGGGCCAGGTCAGCACGCTCGCGGCCGACGCTATAGTCAACTGGGCAGACATGCTCATATGCGTCGGCACCGTCTTCACCGACTACAGCACCGTCGGATGGACGGCTCTGCCCAGCGTCCCGCAACTGATAACTGATATCGACAGCGCATCCACAACTGACCCGGTTTCCTACTTCAGCCGTGTCAGAATGTGTGACTTTTTGTCTAGGCTGGCCGAGGTGGTTAGACGGAACGACTGCACCATGGCAGAGTATAACCGGCTGCGCCCTGACTCACCCTTGACGTATCGGCCCAACGGACATGGCAAACTCACTAGGAGggagctcgagaagcagaCTCAGACCCTCCTGACACCGAATACGACAGTCTTTGCTGACACCGGTGACTCATGGTTCAATGGCATCCAGTTACGCCTCCCGACGGGGACAGACTTTGAGATTGAGATGCAATGGGGCCACATAGGCTGGACTATTCCCGCATCGTTTGGCTACGCTGTGGCGAAGCCCGAAAGGAGAATCGTGGTCATGGTCGGCGACGGCGCCTTTCAGATGACAGTCCAGGAGGTCTCGCAGATGGTGCGGTTCCGCATGCCCATCATTATGCTCCTGATGAACAACAGAGGCTACACGATCGAGGTTGAGATCCACGATGGGCTATACAACCGACTCCAGAACTGGGACTATGCGCGCATGATACAGGCGTTCAACTCTAGCGAGGGCGGGGGGCGAGCTCTTGGTCTCAAGGCCCAGACCATCGAGGAGCTGTCTTGA
- a CDS encoding RING-type domain-containing protein: MPVITNDMHPDAPSNEGDNSPNQALAFFPAILLVAVVLAVLLSPALRKFIRNFRPPHDDEFSSTESSGSSSNADSARRSLDSIAPPKACNKMREQLEARPRLPPWARLGSLVICAICLDTIEDDDLVRHLPCEHNFHSDCISRWFMRRHDTCPICSIHLMTPSRQHGRTEQG; this comes from the exons ATGCCTGTGATAACCAACGACATGCACCCCGACGCCCCCTCAAACGAGGGGGACAACTCACCCAACcaggccttggccttttttCCCGCCATACTCCTGGTGGCCGTAGTTTTGGCCGTCCTTCTCAGCCCCGC ACTGCGCAAGTTCATTAGAAACTTCCGGCCCCCACATGATGACGAATTCTCCAGTACAGAGAGCTCTGGCTCATCTAGCAATGCCGACTCCGCCAGAAGAAGCCTGGACTCTATTGCTCCACCCAAGGCCTGCAACAAGATGAGGGAGCAGCTAGAAGCCAGGCCTAGACTCCCACCATGGGCGAGGTTGGGTTCACTCGTGATCTG CGCCATTTGCTTGGACACtatcgaggatgacgactTAGTCCGCCATCTACCCTGCGAGCATAATTTCCACTCAGATTGCATTTCCCGATGGTTCATGAGGAGGCACGACACATGTCCCATCTGCTCAATTCACTTAATGACACCGTCGCGTCAGCACGGCCGGACGGAGCAAGGGTGA
- a CDS encoding Peptidase-S9 domain-containing protein, with product MLESDQHWPLWGEGSLEGAFELETPGGKTDNAVVTSVEKPFLFGYRPEKANGRGVLILGGGGYVQLMVGREGIAVAKWLNSLGFYAFVLVHRFPNADTGAPAPLDDARRALKLIKESGHAPQGLGICGLSSGGHLGAALLADYPQAWTPPDPEIPRPDFAILGYGPISTNAVGRTIIADKPPLPPVEKQSLYDIVQPDVQIKSPAPPTFIVYSNNDPVVPVVNAYRLAEGITNGGGSVELHIFADAPHGFALDTQNLPVSKWPSMCEAWLRQHGWIQ from the coding sequence ATGCTCGAATCTGACCAGCACTGGCCCCTCTGGGGAGAGGGTTCCCTTGAAGGAGCCTTTGAACTCGAAACACCAGGAGGCAAGACCGACAATGCAGTCGTCACCAGTGTCGAGAAACCTTTTCTCTTTGGATACCGCCCCGAGAAGGCTAATGGACGAGGAGTTCTTAttcttggaggaggaggctacGTTCAGCTCATGGTTGGGCGTGAAGGTATTGCGGTGGCAAAGTGGCTGAACAGTCTTGGCTTCTACGCCTTCGTTCTCGTCCACCGATTTCCAAACGCCGATACTGGTGCCCCAGCACCTTTGGATGACGCGAGACGCGCATTGAAGTTGATTAAGGAGAGTGGGCATGCTCCTCAAGGACTGGGAATATGCGGCCTTTCTTCTGGTGGCCACCTTGGAGCCGCTCTCTTGGCCGATTACCCACAAGCATGGACTCCCCCCGACCCCGAGATTCCTCGACCTGATTTTGCAATTCTCGGATACGGACCAATCTCTACCAATGCAGTTGGCCGCACAATCATTGCCGACAAGCCGCCTCTGCCGCCGGTGGAGAAGCAATCTCTCTACGACATTGTACAGCCAGACGTGCAGATCAAGTCTCCGGCTCCACCGACATTTATCGTCTACTCCAACAACGACCCAGTTGTCCCTGTTGTTAACGCCTACCGGCTTGCTGAGGGAATCACCAACGGTGGAGGATCTGTGGAGCTTCATATCTTTGCTGACGCTCCTCACGGATTTGCGCTTGACACCCAGAATCTTCCCGTTTCCAAGTGGCCATCGATGTGTGAGGCATGGCTTAGGCAGCATGGTTGGATACAATAG